A genomic window from Fundulus heteroclitus isolate FHET01 unplaced genomic scaffold, MU-UCD_Fhet_4.1 scaffold_74, whole genome shotgun sequence includes:
- the tdrd7a gene encoding tudor domain-containing protein 7A isoform X1, with protein sequence MSDTESVKKMLRAVLQSSKTGVSVNNLQSEYHSLCGEFIPLRKLGFSKLEDYLKSIPSVVKLENRMGELRCLAAVCAETAHIAELIARQRSSKKSGRSQVVNCKMRYKPFNPYMLNVFPQSSLRQPSAGNYSNWTANRSGPRGGHRGCSASGDFRQLDQKLRLVTPVEHRVSSPPPAAKENVTPEKIKQSPVSPVNKNPRAGALNQVSVRSKPQIDLDPYDVALVQSRVKQLLERCPNGVWMSKLSDKYSDMFVQKLHPQALIDLDKWPHICMVEKACISNRGDQLIFPPLPSSSPASPVSSNNCSPVSRPNSTLVSSHPSASNQLSKTPSPSCKTPSPSSKTPSPSSKTPSPSSKTRDSPRSPLASPTFIFPPQSGAAASGKVLPSVTLRSPAPNPALAPRLPQGANHTVSAGEDGKSQTFPTIPPNRSAPLLAPTWTALASTNASSSSSSLQPDQDVLPLLKATFSSPSSSAPSPPSKPCPLVVSDEVRQKIKELLSKCSKGLWADALPRFFMDVYKTPFPEEILDNLCVLCDICTVEYPLPNNKKKAILYYSSEADMSLTNSEQTKTSPLPSGLDLLGPVIPPPLTRPQEHCPSVLVAEAKSTNALTIRYVGQNYSDAQEAMEDVMQTFYTKNSTSIPVCEPVVGQLVAVLGEDGDEVGRAQVMEVVNGNKVKVFYMDYGFSVETSRKCLLELHQDFLTLPFQATNVRLAGLEAFSCDPKVLSTLDKLAVGKILRMETLKPRQHNEMPTVVLYDTSEEDDVNVSSMCLKALQDNTMNNPLFENVLQDVFVSSMCADGSIICQLPSRGTARLKKLLEDVEAFLTSQVTSESLVCRPFSGKLCLARYKDKWARAEITYMHDNRVMEILFIDLGVTATVTFTEVREIPQHVLKEYIIIPPQTVKCQLADLTVPEEGWSQEALSLLKETVLGAKELKMKISKVEEIKGDKVIFVYLFDVGDSQELHQSINHQLVKSELWQKVSAQNNNTLTCRDNNIVDTDLTALMERWTLGNPVLNPLIKASSVPRGNVEDVALKSRREPLPLPPPLDLPQPGQNMDVFVPVACHPGYFIVQPWQDLHKLVVLMGEMVLYYNQNGNTSTTMHIQKGHIYAAKFNKNWHRVQLKGILANGLVSVYDLDYGEHELVPRTQIQPLIEEFRQLPFQALPAQLAGVTQRQWSEEASVLFRNHVEKRPLVAQVESVQDVPEAKGELRERKLTVYLVDTSSEKDVWIHSIMADIGDELSSAAEVSTQTAVE encoded by the exons ATGTCGGACACCGAGTCGGTAAAGAAAATGTTGAGGGCTGTCCTCCAGTCTAGCAAGACTGGTGTGTCTGTCAATAACCTCCAGTCAGAGTATCACTCACTGTGTGGGGAGTTCATCCCACTGAGGAAGCTGGGCTTCTCAAAGCTGGAGGACTACCTCAAAAGCATTCCCTCCGTGGTGAAGCTGGAGAACCGCATGGGAGAG CTGAGATGCCTTGCTGCTGTGTGCGCAGAGACGGCTCACATTGCTGAGCTGATTGCCAGACAGAGGAGCTCAAAGAAATCCGGCCGCTCCCAGGTCGTCAACTGCAAGATGAGATACAAACCCTTCAATCCCTACATGCTTAATG TGTTCCCACAGTCCTCTCTCCGCCAGCCATCCGCTGGGAATTATTCTAATTGGACAGCAAACCGCTCGGGGCCCCGTGGCGGACACAGGGGCTGCAGTGCCTCAGGAGATTTTAG GCAGCTGGACCAAAAGTTGAGATTGGTCACCCCCGTTGAACATAGGGTATCGTCTCCGCCACCAGCTGCAAAAGAGAATGTCACACCTGAAAA GATAAAACAGTCTCCGGTGAGCCCTGTAAACAAGAATCCCAGAG CAGGCGCTCTGAACCAAGTCTCTGTCCGGAGCAAACCCCAG ATTGATCTGGATCCGTATGACGTGGCGCTGGTGCAGAGCAGAGTAAAGCAGCTTCTGGAGAGATGCCCTAATGGAGTGTGGATGTCCAAGCTGTCGGATAAGTACAGTGATATGTTCGTGCAGAAGCTTCATCCTCAGGCACTCATCGATCTGGATAAGTGGCCACATATCTGCATG GTGGAGAAAGCCTGCATCTCTAACCGCGGCGACCAACTCATCTTCCCTCCTCTGCCTTCCTCGTCCCCTGCCAGCCCCGtcagcagcaacaactgctCTCCAGTGTCACGCCCCAATTCAACACTTGTTTCTTCTCATCCCTCAGCATCTAACCAGCTTTCTAAAACGCCGTCCCCTTCCTGTAAAACGCCGTCCCCTTCCTCTAAAACGCCGTCCCCTTCCTCTAAAACGCCGTCCCCTTCCTCTAAAACTAGAGATTCCCCCAGAAGCCCCCTGGCTAGCCCCACCTTTATTTTTCCTCCACAGTCTGGTGCTGCTGCTTCAGGCAAAGTGCTTCCATCAGTGACATTACGCAGCCCTGCCCCGAACCCGGCTCTAGCTCCCCGACTCCCCCAGGGTGCTAATCACACTGTATCTGCAGGCGAAGACGGTAAAAGTCAGACCTTTCCCACAATTCCTCCAAACCGAAGCGCTCCCCTTTTAGCCCCTACCTGGACCGCCCTCGCGTCGACCAACGcgtcctcttcctcttcctcactccAGCCCGACCAAGACGTTCTTCCTCTTTTGAAAGCCACGTTCTCGTCCCCTTCCAGTTCTGCTCCCAGTCCTCCCTCGAAGCCTTGTCCTCTCGTAGTGTCCGACGAGGTGCGTCAGAAAATAAAGGAGCTCCTTTCAAAGTGCAGTAAAGGCCTGTGGGCCGACGCGCTGCCCAGATTCTTCATGGACGTGTACAAGACGCCCTTCCCTGAAGAGATTCTGGATAAcctgtgtgtgttgtgtgacATTTGTACCGTGGAGTACCCGTTGCCAAATAACAAGAAGAAG GCAATTTTATATTACTCAAGCGAAGCTGACATGAGCCTGACTAACAGCGAGCAGACCAAAACCAGCCCACTCCCTTCTGGGTTGGACTTACTGGGTCCTGTGATTCCTCCGCCGCTGACCCGGCCCCAGGAACACTGTCCTTCCGTGTTGGTTGCCGAGGCCAAGAGCACCAACGCGCTCACCATCCG GTATGTAGGTCAGAACTACTCAGATGCTCAGGAAGCCATGGAGGATGTCATGCAGACCTTCTACACCAAAAACTCCACAAGCATCCCTGTATGTGAGCCAGTGGTTGGTCAGCTGGTGGCAGTCCTTGGGGAAGATGGAGATGAGGTGGGCAGAGCGCAGGTGATGGAGGTCGTGAACGGCAACAAGGTCAAG GTGTTCTATATGGACTATGGCTTCTCTGTAGAGACCAGTAGGAAATGTCTCCTGGAACTGCATCAGGACTTTCTCACTCTGCCCTTCCAAGCTACTAATGTCAGGCTAGCAG GGTTGGAGGCGTTCAGCTGTGACCCAAAAGTGCTGTCCACTTTGGATAAACTGGCAGTGGGAAAGATCCTGCGGATGGAGACGTTGAAGCCACGTCAACACAACGAAATGCCCACAGTGGTGCTTTACGATACATCTGAAGAGGATGATGTGAACGTCAGCTCCATGTGCCTGAAGGCTCTCCAGGACAATACGATGAATAACCCGCTGTTT GAAAATGTCCTTCAGGATGTGTTTGTGTCAAGCATGTGTGCAGATGGGAGTATCATCTGCCAGCTGCCCTCCCGAGGAACAGCCAGACTGAAAAAGCTACTGGAGGACGTTGAAGCTTTTTTGACATCCCAG gtCACTTCAGAGTCCCTGGTTTGCAGACCCTTCAGCGGCAAGCTCTGTTTAGCCCGATACAAGGATAAATGGGCCAGAGCGGAG ATTACGTACATGCACGACAACCGAGTGATGGAGATTCTCTTCATTGACTTGGGAGTCACAGCGACTGTTACGTTCACCGAAGTTCGAGAGATTCCTCAGCATGTTTTAAAGGAATATATCATCATCCCCCCACAG acTGTCAAATGTCAACTGGCTGACCTCACCGTTCCAGAGGAAGGCTGGAGCCAAGAAGCCTTGTCGTTACTGAAGGAGACTGTTCTAGGAgcaaaagagctcaaaatgaaG atttcaaaAGTAGAAGAGATCAAAGGAGACAAGGTGATCTTTGTGTACCTCTTTGATGTTGGTGACAGTCAGGAGTTGCACCAAAGTATCAACCATCAGCTTGTCAAGTCCGAGCTGTGGCAGAAAGTGTCAGCGCAGAACAACAACACACTGACCTGCCGTGACAACAACATTGTGGACACAG atCTCACTGCTCTCATGGAGCGGTGGACTCTGGGTAACCCGGTCCTAAACCCCCTCATCAAAGCCTCATCTGTGCCACGTGGCAACGTAGAAGATGTAGCACTGAAAAGCAGAAGGGAGCCCCTTCCATTGCCCCCTCCGCTGGACCTCCCCCAG CCTGGTCAGAACATGGATGTGTTTGTACCAGTGGCGTGCCACCCAGGTTACTTCATAGTACAGCCTTGGCAGGACCTCCACAAGCTGGTGGTGTTGATGGGAGAAATGGTCCTTTACTATAACCAGAACGGAAACACAAGCACAACAATGCACATCCAGAAAGGACACATCTACGCTGCCAAATTCAACAAGAA TTGGCACCGTGTGCAGTTGAAAGGGATTCTGGCTAACGGGTTGGTTTCTGTCTACGACTTGGACTACGGCGAACACGAGCTGGTCCCCCGCACTCAAATCCAGCCTCTGATAGAGGAATTCAGACAGCTGCCCTTCCAGGCTCTTCCTGCACAACTAGCAG GTGTGACACAACGGCAGTGGTCAGAGGAGGCCTCTGTGTTGTTCAGGAATCATGTGGAAAAGCGACCGCTAGTAGCTCAGGTGGAGAGCGTGCAGGATGTGCCCGAGGCTAAAGGTGAGCTGCGCGAGCGCAAGTTGACGGTTTACCTGGTGGACACTTCATCGGAGAAGGACGTCTGGATTCACAGCATCATGGCCGACATTGGAGATGAGCTGTCTTCTGCTGCAGAGGTGTCCACACAGACAGCAGTAGAGTAA
- the tdrd7a gene encoding tudor domain-containing protein 7A isoform X2 translates to MSDTESVKKMLRAVLQSSKTGVSVNNLQSEYHSLCGEFIPLRKLGFSKLEDYLKSIPSVVKLENRMGELRCLAAVCAETAHIAELIARQRSSKKSGRSQVVNCKMRYKPFNPYMLNVFPQSSLRQPSAGNYSNWTANRSGPRGGHRGCSASGDFRQLDQKLRLVTPVEHRVSSPPPAAKENVTPEKIKQSPVSPVNKNPRGALNQVSVRSKPQIDLDPYDVALVQSRVKQLLERCPNGVWMSKLSDKYSDMFVQKLHPQALIDLDKWPHICMVEKACISNRGDQLIFPPLPSSSPASPVSSNNCSPVSRPNSTLVSSHPSASNQLSKTPSPSCKTPSPSSKTPSPSSKTPSPSSKTRDSPRSPLASPTFIFPPQSGAAASGKVLPSVTLRSPAPNPALAPRLPQGANHTVSAGEDGKSQTFPTIPPNRSAPLLAPTWTALASTNASSSSSSLQPDQDVLPLLKATFSSPSSSAPSPPSKPCPLVVSDEVRQKIKELLSKCSKGLWADALPRFFMDVYKTPFPEEILDNLCVLCDICTVEYPLPNNKKKAILYYSSEADMSLTNSEQTKTSPLPSGLDLLGPVIPPPLTRPQEHCPSVLVAEAKSTNALTIRYVGQNYSDAQEAMEDVMQTFYTKNSTSIPVCEPVVGQLVAVLGEDGDEVGRAQVMEVVNGNKVKVFYMDYGFSVETSRKCLLELHQDFLTLPFQATNVRLAGLEAFSCDPKVLSTLDKLAVGKILRMETLKPRQHNEMPTVVLYDTSEEDDVNVSSMCLKALQDNTMNNPLFENVLQDVFVSSMCADGSIICQLPSRGTARLKKLLEDVEAFLTSQVTSESLVCRPFSGKLCLARYKDKWARAEITYMHDNRVMEILFIDLGVTATVTFTEVREIPQHVLKEYIIIPPQTVKCQLADLTVPEEGWSQEALSLLKETVLGAKELKMKISKVEEIKGDKVIFVYLFDVGDSQELHQSINHQLVKSELWQKVSAQNNNTLTCRDNNIVDTDLTALMERWTLGNPVLNPLIKASSVPRGNVEDVALKSRREPLPLPPPLDLPQPGQNMDVFVPVACHPGYFIVQPWQDLHKLVVLMGEMVLYYNQNGNTSTTMHIQKGHIYAAKFNKNWHRVQLKGILANGLVSVYDLDYGEHELVPRTQIQPLIEEFRQLPFQALPAQLAGVTQRQWSEEASVLFRNHVEKRPLVAQVESVQDVPEAKGELRERKLTVYLVDTSSEKDVWIHSIMADIGDELSSAAEVSTQTAVE, encoded by the exons ATGTCGGACACCGAGTCGGTAAAGAAAATGTTGAGGGCTGTCCTCCAGTCTAGCAAGACTGGTGTGTCTGTCAATAACCTCCAGTCAGAGTATCACTCACTGTGTGGGGAGTTCATCCCACTGAGGAAGCTGGGCTTCTCAAAGCTGGAGGACTACCTCAAAAGCATTCCCTCCGTGGTGAAGCTGGAGAACCGCATGGGAGAG CTGAGATGCCTTGCTGCTGTGTGCGCAGAGACGGCTCACATTGCTGAGCTGATTGCCAGACAGAGGAGCTCAAAGAAATCCGGCCGCTCCCAGGTCGTCAACTGCAAGATGAGATACAAACCCTTCAATCCCTACATGCTTAATG TGTTCCCACAGTCCTCTCTCCGCCAGCCATCCGCTGGGAATTATTCTAATTGGACAGCAAACCGCTCGGGGCCCCGTGGCGGACACAGGGGCTGCAGTGCCTCAGGAGATTTTAG GCAGCTGGACCAAAAGTTGAGATTGGTCACCCCCGTTGAACATAGGGTATCGTCTCCGCCACCAGCTGCAAAAGAGAATGTCACACCTGAAAA GATAAAACAGTCTCCGGTGAGCCCTGTAAACAAGAATCCCAGAG GCGCTCTGAACCAAGTCTCTGTCCGGAGCAAACCCCAG ATTGATCTGGATCCGTATGACGTGGCGCTGGTGCAGAGCAGAGTAAAGCAGCTTCTGGAGAGATGCCCTAATGGAGTGTGGATGTCCAAGCTGTCGGATAAGTACAGTGATATGTTCGTGCAGAAGCTTCATCCTCAGGCACTCATCGATCTGGATAAGTGGCCACATATCTGCATG GTGGAGAAAGCCTGCATCTCTAACCGCGGCGACCAACTCATCTTCCCTCCTCTGCCTTCCTCGTCCCCTGCCAGCCCCGtcagcagcaacaactgctCTCCAGTGTCACGCCCCAATTCAACACTTGTTTCTTCTCATCCCTCAGCATCTAACCAGCTTTCTAAAACGCCGTCCCCTTCCTGTAAAACGCCGTCCCCTTCCTCTAAAACGCCGTCCCCTTCCTCTAAAACGCCGTCCCCTTCCTCTAAAACTAGAGATTCCCCCAGAAGCCCCCTGGCTAGCCCCACCTTTATTTTTCCTCCACAGTCTGGTGCTGCTGCTTCAGGCAAAGTGCTTCCATCAGTGACATTACGCAGCCCTGCCCCGAACCCGGCTCTAGCTCCCCGACTCCCCCAGGGTGCTAATCACACTGTATCTGCAGGCGAAGACGGTAAAAGTCAGACCTTTCCCACAATTCCTCCAAACCGAAGCGCTCCCCTTTTAGCCCCTACCTGGACCGCCCTCGCGTCGACCAACGcgtcctcttcctcttcctcactccAGCCCGACCAAGACGTTCTTCCTCTTTTGAAAGCCACGTTCTCGTCCCCTTCCAGTTCTGCTCCCAGTCCTCCCTCGAAGCCTTGTCCTCTCGTAGTGTCCGACGAGGTGCGTCAGAAAATAAAGGAGCTCCTTTCAAAGTGCAGTAAAGGCCTGTGGGCCGACGCGCTGCCCAGATTCTTCATGGACGTGTACAAGACGCCCTTCCCTGAAGAGATTCTGGATAAcctgtgtgtgttgtgtgacATTTGTACCGTGGAGTACCCGTTGCCAAATAACAAGAAGAAG GCAATTTTATATTACTCAAGCGAAGCTGACATGAGCCTGACTAACAGCGAGCAGACCAAAACCAGCCCACTCCCTTCTGGGTTGGACTTACTGGGTCCTGTGATTCCTCCGCCGCTGACCCGGCCCCAGGAACACTGTCCTTCCGTGTTGGTTGCCGAGGCCAAGAGCACCAACGCGCTCACCATCCG GTATGTAGGTCAGAACTACTCAGATGCTCAGGAAGCCATGGAGGATGTCATGCAGACCTTCTACACCAAAAACTCCACAAGCATCCCTGTATGTGAGCCAGTGGTTGGTCAGCTGGTGGCAGTCCTTGGGGAAGATGGAGATGAGGTGGGCAGAGCGCAGGTGATGGAGGTCGTGAACGGCAACAAGGTCAAG GTGTTCTATATGGACTATGGCTTCTCTGTAGAGACCAGTAGGAAATGTCTCCTGGAACTGCATCAGGACTTTCTCACTCTGCCCTTCCAAGCTACTAATGTCAGGCTAGCAG GGTTGGAGGCGTTCAGCTGTGACCCAAAAGTGCTGTCCACTTTGGATAAACTGGCAGTGGGAAAGATCCTGCGGATGGAGACGTTGAAGCCACGTCAACACAACGAAATGCCCACAGTGGTGCTTTACGATACATCTGAAGAGGATGATGTGAACGTCAGCTCCATGTGCCTGAAGGCTCTCCAGGACAATACGATGAATAACCCGCTGTTT GAAAATGTCCTTCAGGATGTGTTTGTGTCAAGCATGTGTGCAGATGGGAGTATCATCTGCCAGCTGCCCTCCCGAGGAACAGCCAGACTGAAAAAGCTACTGGAGGACGTTGAAGCTTTTTTGACATCCCAG gtCACTTCAGAGTCCCTGGTTTGCAGACCCTTCAGCGGCAAGCTCTGTTTAGCCCGATACAAGGATAAATGGGCCAGAGCGGAG ATTACGTACATGCACGACAACCGAGTGATGGAGATTCTCTTCATTGACTTGGGAGTCACAGCGACTGTTACGTTCACCGAAGTTCGAGAGATTCCTCAGCATGTTTTAAAGGAATATATCATCATCCCCCCACAG acTGTCAAATGTCAACTGGCTGACCTCACCGTTCCAGAGGAAGGCTGGAGCCAAGAAGCCTTGTCGTTACTGAAGGAGACTGTTCTAGGAgcaaaagagctcaaaatgaaG atttcaaaAGTAGAAGAGATCAAAGGAGACAAGGTGATCTTTGTGTACCTCTTTGATGTTGGTGACAGTCAGGAGTTGCACCAAAGTATCAACCATCAGCTTGTCAAGTCCGAGCTGTGGCAGAAAGTGTCAGCGCAGAACAACAACACACTGACCTGCCGTGACAACAACATTGTGGACACAG atCTCACTGCTCTCATGGAGCGGTGGACTCTGGGTAACCCGGTCCTAAACCCCCTCATCAAAGCCTCATCTGTGCCACGTGGCAACGTAGAAGATGTAGCACTGAAAAGCAGAAGGGAGCCCCTTCCATTGCCCCCTCCGCTGGACCTCCCCCAG CCTGGTCAGAACATGGATGTGTTTGTACCAGTGGCGTGCCACCCAGGTTACTTCATAGTACAGCCTTGGCAGGACCTCCACAAGCTGGTGGTGTTGATGGGAGAAATGGTCCTTTACTATAACCAGAACGGAAACACAAGCACAACAATGCACATCCAGAAAGGACACATCTACGCTGCCAAATTCAACAAGAA TTGGCACCGTGTGCAGTTGAAAGGGATTCTGGCTAACGGGTTGGTTTCTGTCTACGACTTGGACTACGGCGAACACGAGCTGGTCCCCCGCACTCAAATCCAGCCTCTGATAGAGGAATTCAGACAGCTGCCCTTCCAGGCTCTTCCTGCACAACTAGCAG GTGTGACACAACGGCAGTGGTCAGAGGAGGCCTCTGTGTTGTTCAGGAATCATGTGGAAAAGCGACCGCTAGTAGCTCAGGTGGAGAGCGTGCAGGATGTGCCCGAGGCTAAAGGTGAGCTGCGCGAGCGCAAGTTGACGGTTTACCTGGTGGACACTTCATCGGAGAAGGACGTCTGGATTCACAGCATCATGGCCGACATTGGAGATGAGCTGTCTTCTGCTGCAGAGGTGTCCACACAGACAGCAGTAGAGTAA